Below is a genomic region from bacterium.
CCACGTCCTCCCAGTAGCCGTTGAAGGGGAACTGGTGAACCACCCCCTCGGAAATGGCGGGTACGACCACGTCCCGCACCAGGTCGTACTGGCCTTTTCTCAGCGGCTCCAGCTTGTGGGTGAGGTAGGCCGCGTCGAAGAGGTAGATGGCCATGCTGGCCAGGGTCCCCATGGGCCGGTCCGGCTTTTCCAAGAATGCGGTTATCCGGTCGTCGTCGGCGACCTCCACGTTTCCGAAGCGGCGGAGGTCCTTGAAATCCGCCGGGGCGGTGGCGACGGTGACGGCGGCCCGGCGGCGGTGGTGCTGGCGGATGAGCCCCCGGAAGTCCATCTTGAACACCAGGTCCCCGGGCAGGACCAGCACGAAGTCGTACCCCTCGAACTCGCGGCGGTTCTGACGCAGCGCATCGGCGGTGCCCCGGTACCAGGACGACCCTGCCTCGGTCTGAATCGGCTGCAGGAGCGAGACCCCGGTCCGCTTGCGGTCCAGGTCCCACGCCTGGCCCGTGCCCAGGTGGTCCATCAGGCTGATCGGGTTGTACTGGGCCAGGATGCCGATGTCGAAGAGCCCGGAATTGACGCAGTTGGAGAGGGGGAAATCAACCAGGCGGTACCGCCCGCCGAAGGGCATGGACGAGACCGCCCGGTGGGAGGCCAGAATGGACAGACCCTCGCCTTTGCCCCCGGCGAGGACCATCACCTTCACCCGTTCATCGCTCAGAACGCCCACTTGGGCCTCAATAGTAGTGGAGCACGACGCCGCCCTGACCGACGATCCACCCCTCGCTGAGCGAGAGCATCTCGACCGCCATCAGGTCCTCGTCGGCCGGGGAATCGAGGAGGCTCAGGCTGCCGCCGTCGTCGAGGACGACCGTCCCCCGGGCTCCCACGGCCAGGAAGTGCTCCGACGAAGCGGCGCTCACGCTTTTGAGTATCTCCGTCGTCGGGCTGTCCAGGGCCGTCCAGTCGCCGGTGTCACCGAGAAGAATCACCCCGGAGTCCCCCACGACGAGGTAACCGTCGTCGCCCGTAAAAGCGATTCCGTTGAGCGGATTGCCGACGCCCGGGTCGTAAACCTCCGCCCCGTCGTCGTCGCCGAACACGACCGAGCCGTCGGTGGTCACGGCGGCGAACCCGTCCGCGGTCGCGACCACGTCGGTGAAGTTGCGGCCCGGCACGACCG
It encodes:
- a CDS encoding sugar phosphate nucleotidyltransferase; the protein is MGVLSDERVKVMVLAGGKGEGLSILASHRAVSSMPFGGRYRLVDFPLSNCVNSGLFDIGILAQYNPISLMDHLGTGQAWDLDRKRTGVSLLQPIQTEAGSSWYRGTADALRQNRREFEGYDFVLVLPGDLVFKMDFRGLIRQHHRRRAAVTVATAPADFKDLRRFGNVEVADDDRITAFLEKPDRPMGTLASMAIYLFDAAYLTHKLEPLRKGQYDLVRDVVVPAISEGVVHQFPFNGYWEDVGELTPYYQANMELLRDTPRLEMVDPSWPIMTPTDEMPPAKFGPGSHAVRSLVANGSIVNGKVINSILSRGVYVEEGALVRDSILFGDTVVHRGALVDRVVMDRFCDVGGKAKVGFGEVSDGNERFGGLFSGGVTVVGKSVALPAGITVGRHVCVAPYASGELLVKDIPAGAAVGEFP